The following are encoded in a window of Acidobacteriota bacterium genomic DNA:
- a CDS encoding potassium channel protein, translating into MASLQRLLYPLVFVVGIILTGTLGYMFIEDWPWFDSLYMTVITLATIGYGEVKPLTPGGRWFTIGLIFVGVAVFGFLITRLTEAVIESGIRSALGRRKLFKDISQLKDHFILCGAGRVGLRVMDELARKGVDFVVIERDDQVAERLLTSGHLVLIGDAVDEAVLEGAQVRRAKTLITAASSDAENVYITLTARGLNPNIYIVARANDQAAERQLKRAGVNKVVSPVLIGSHRMAQAALSPAVADFLESTTMTEELDLNFEQIYIAEDSPLNGVLLKDSGIRSAHEVMVVAITPQGGKMIFNPNGDQELRAGDLLIAIGRRSGLVKLAEIASRRKH; encoded by the coding sequence ATGGCTTCACTGCAAAGACTGCTTTACCCGTTGGTGTTCGTCGTCGGGATTATTCTGACCGGAACGCTGGGGTATATGTTTATCGAAGACTGGCCGTGGTTCGATAGTTTGTACATGACTGTCATTACGCTGGCGACTATCGGGTACGGCGAAGTCAAACCGCTGACGCCCGGAGGTCGCTGGTTCACCATCGGATTGATTTTTGTCGGCGTCGCCGTGTTCGGGTTTCTGATCACTCGTCTGACAGAAGCCGTGATTGAAAGCGGAATCCGATCCGCGCTGGGGAGACGAAAGTTGTTCAAAGACATTAGCCAATTGAAGGATCATTTCATCCTGTGCGGCGCGGGTCGCGTGGGGCTTCGGGTCATGGATGAACTGGCAAGAAAAGGCGTGGATTTCGTCGTCATCGAACGCGACGACCAAGTCGCCGAACGATTGCTGACCAGCGGCCATTTGGTATTGATCGGCGATGCGGTGGATGAAGCCGTGTTGGAAGGAGCGCAAGTTCGCCGGGCAAAAACCCTGATCACTGCCGCTTCCAGCGACGCCGAAAACGTATACATCACGTTGACGGCGCGCGGGTTGAATCCGAACATTTACATTGTCGCTCGCGCCAACGATCAGGCTGCCGAACGCCAACTGAAACGCGCAGGCGTCAACAAAGTCGTTTCGCCCGTGCTGATCGGCAGCCACCGCATGGCGCAAGCAGCGTTATCCCCCGCTGTCGCGGACTTTTTGGAATCCACAACGATGACCGAAGAGTTGGATTTGAACTTCGAGCAGATTTACATCGCCGAAGATTCCCCGCTGAACGGCGTGTTGTTAAAAGATTCGGGGATCCGCTCCGCCCACGAGGTGATGGTTGTCGCCATCACGCCCCAAGGCGGCAAAATGATCTTCAATCCGAACGGCGACCAGGAACTGCGCGCCGGAGATTTGCTGATCGCCATCGGTCGCCGCTCCGGACTGGTCAAACTCGCCGAAATCGCCAGCCGCCGAAAACACTGA